The stretch of DNA CCCAGGTCTCCATGAACACCCGGGTGCGGCGGGTCAGCACGTCGTCGAGGTGCCGGGCGCCCTCGTAGCGGACCGCGTAGACCACCTCGGCGCGCAGGTAGTCGTCGGCGCCGGCGAGCGGCTCCTTCAGCTCCGGGTCCTCCTCCATCAGGGCGAGGACCTCGCTGATCAGCGAGCCGTACCGGCGCAGCAGGTGCGCCACCCGGGAGGGGTGCAGGTCGGCGTCGCGGGCGATGCCGCGCCGCTGGTTCCACAGCGCCGCGAAGCCGTCCGCGCCGACCAGCGGGAGCCTGTCGGTGACCGACGGCGGGACCCGGCCGTCCAGCCCGTGCACGACCGCGTCCACCGCGTCCTTGGCCATGACGCGGTAGGTGGTGTACTTGCCGCCGGCGATCAGCACCAGGCCGGGGACCGGGTGCGCCACGGTGTGCTCGCGGGAGAGCTTGGAGGTCTCGTCGGACTCCCCGGACAGCAGCGGGCGCAGCCCCGCGTAGACGCCCTCGACGTCGTCCCGGGTGAGCGGTACCCGCAGCACCCCGTTGACGTGGTCGAGGATGTAGTCGATGTCGCTGCGGCTGGCCGCGGGGTGCGCCTTGTCCAGGTCCCAGGGGGTGTCGGTGGTGCCGATGATCCAGTGCCGGCCCCACGGGATGACGAACAGCACGCTCTTCTCGGTGCGCAGGATCATGCCCGAGGAGGCCTGGATGCGGTCGCGCGGGACGACCAGGTGGATGCCCTTGGAGGCGCGGACGTGGATCTGGCCGCGTCCGCCGACCATCTCCTGGATGTCGTCGGTCCACACCCCGGCGGCGTTGACCACCTGCTTGGCCCGGATCTCCAGCTCCTTGCCGGTCTCCAGGTCGACCGCGCGCACCCCGGTGACGTGCTCGCCCTCGCGCAGGAAGCCGTCCGCGCGCACCCGGGAGGCGATCTTCGCGCCGTAGGAGGCCGCGGTGCGCAGCACGGTCAGCACGTAGCGGGCGTCGTCGACCTGGGCGTCCCAGTACTGCACGGCGCCGACGAAGGCGTCCCGGCGCAGCGCGGGGAAGACCCGCAGCGCCCCGGTCCGGGTCAGGTGCCGGTGGTTGGGCAGCCCGCGCGAGGTGCCCATGGTGACCGACAGGGTGTCGTAGAGCGCCACGCCGGCGCCGATGTAGGGGCGCTCCCAGTGCTTGGTGAAGGGGAAGAGGAAGGGCACCGGCCGCACCAGGTGCGGGGCGATCCGCTGGAGCAGCAACCCGCGCTCGGTGAGCGCCTCGCGGACCAGTTCGAAGTCGAGCTGCTCCAGGTAGCGCAGCCCTCCGTGGATCAGCTTGCTGGATCTGCTGGAGGTGCCCGAGGCGAAGTCCCGGGCCTCGATCAGCCCCACCGAGAGTCCGCGCGACACCGCGTCCAGCGCGACCCCGGCCCCGACGATCCCGCCGCCGACGACCAGGACGTCGAATTCACCGTCCTTCATCTGGTCGAGCGCGCCGGCCCGCTCCTCAGGTCCCATCCGTGCTGCCGTCATCCTCACGCCTCTCTCCCGGCAGGCGGTTCTTACTCGCCCAGGACCACCAGGCTAACGCTCTCATTCCGGACAGCAGGAGTGACACGGCGCGTTCAGGGTGTGACGGTCGTCCGGGTGCTGGTGGCGTAGGTGTGCGCGTTCTCCATCACATCGGCGACGTAGGCGTCGGACCGGTTGTAGGAGAGCACCGCGTCCCGCCAGTCGGCGGGGTCGGTCAGGTCGCGGCCGTCGGCGCACAGGTAGCGGGCGGCGGCCAGCGCGGCGTCGTCCAGGCTGTGCGGGTCGGCGACGCCGTCGCCGTTGCCGTCGGCGCCCCACTGCTCCCAGGTGGAGGGGATGAACTGCATCGGGCCGACGGCGCGGTCCCAGCGGGTGTCGCCGTCGTACTCGCCGCCATCGGTGTCGGCGATGGCCGCGGTGTCGTCCGTGCCGTCCAGCGGGATGCCGATGATGTCGCCGGTGGTGCGGCCGTCCGGACCGACCTCGCCGCCGTCCAGGGTGCCGTGCCGCGACTCCACCGCGCCGATGCCGGCCAGGGTGGGCCAGGAGATGTTGCACTCCGGCAGCTCCTCGGTGAGCGCGAGCTGCGCGGCGGCATAGGAGAGCAGGGCGCGCTCGGGGAGGCCGGCCGCCTCGGCGGTCTGCGCCAGCCAGTCGCCGCTGGGCTCCTCCGCGGTGGGGCCGGGCCGGTCGTCGGCGGCCTCCTCCGGCCCGGTGGAGGCCCGCGGGGCGGCCTTCCGGGGCGCGGTGTCGATCGGTATGTCGGCCGCCCCCGGCGGGATGACCGCGGGTTCGCCGCCCGCCCCTCCGGCCCCCTGCCCGGCCAGCAGCACCGCGGCGGCGCCCAGCCCGGCCGCCGCACCGACCACCGAGACGAGCGCGACCCCAGCCGCGACCACCGGTTTCACCCCTGTGCACCCTTCCTTCGGACCATCCGTCGGCAAACGCGGGGCAAACCTACTGGAAGGCCGTCGGCCGCTGCCAGGGCTCCCCCGGAAACGGCGGAGGGCGCCCCGCGGCGTGCGGGGCGCCCTCCGGTGCCGTCCGGGCCGTCCGGCTCAGCGGTGCGGGTTGACCACGACCTCCACCCGCTGGAACTCCTTGAGGTCGGAGTAGCCGGCGGTGGCCATGGTGCGGCGCAGTGCGCCCATCAGGTTCATCGAGCCGTCGCTGGAGGAGGCCGGGCCGTGCAGGATCGCGCTGAGGTCGCCGATGGTGCCGACCTCCACCCGCTCGCCGCGCGGCAGCTCGCCGTGGTGCGCCTCGCTGCCCCAGTGGTAGCCGCCGCCGGGCGCCTCGGTCGCGCGGGCCAGCGGGGAGCCGACCATGACCGCGTCGGCGCCGCAGGCCAGGGCCTTGGCGATGTCGCCGCTGCCGGTCATCCCGCCGTCCGCGATGACGTGCACGTAGCGGCCGCCGGACTCGTCCAGGTAGTCCCGGCGGGCCGCGGCGACGTCGCCGATGGAGCTGGCCATCGGCACCGCGACGCCCAGCACGGAGCGGGTGGTGTGCCCCGAGCCGCCGCCGAAGCCGACCAGCACGCCGGCCGCGCCGGTGCGCATCAGGTGCAGGGCGGCGGTGTAGGTGGCGCAGCCGCCGACCACGACCGGGACGTCCAGGTCGTAGATGAACTGCTTGAGGTTGAGCGGCTCGGCCCGGCCGGAGACGTGCTCGGCGGAGACGGTGGTGCCGCGGATGACGAAGATGTCCACGCCCGCGTCCAGCACCGCCTTGTGGTACTGGGCGGTGCGCTGCGGCGACAGCCGGGCCGCGGTGACCACGCCGGCCTCGCGGATCTGCTCGATCCGGCGGCCGATCAGCTCCTCCTTGATCGGCGCCGCGTAGATCTCCTGCAGCCGCGCGGTGGCCGCGGAGTCGCCCAGCTCGCGGATCTCGGCGAGCAGCGGCTCCGGGTCCTCGTAGCGGGTCCACAGCCCCTCGAGGTCGAGCACGCCCAGCCCGCCCTGGCGGCCGATGGCGACCACCGTCTCCGGCGAGGCGACGCTGTCCATGGGGCTGGCGACCAGCGGCGTCTCGAACCGGTAGGCGTCGATCTGCCAGGCGAGCGACACCTCCTCGGGGTCGCGGGTGCGCCGGGCCGGCACGATCCCGATCTCGTCGAGCTCATAGGCCCGGCGCCCGTTCTTGCCCAGCCCGATCTCCACCTGAGCCAACGCTTCGATCCCCTCTTGCGTGCATGGCGGGCGGCGGGCGCCGCCCGCGGCGAGTGTATCCGCCGGGGCCGGGGGCGCCGCGCGGCCGGTCCGGGCCGCGCGGCGCGCCCTGCTACTTCCGGCCGCTGTAGTTCGGCGCCTCGACGGTCATCTGGATGTCGTGCGGGTGGCTCTCCTTCAGGCCGGCGGAGGTGATCTGCATCAGCCGGCCCTTCTCCCGCAGCTCGTCGACGGTGCGCGCGCCGGCGTACCACATCGACTGGCGCAGCCCGCCGACCAGCTGGTGGGCGACGGCCTGCAGCGGACCGCGGTAGGGGACCTGGCCCTCGATACCCTCCGGGATGAGCTTCTCCTCGGTGGTGACCTCGGCCTGGGAGTAGCGGTCCTTGGAGAACGAGCGGCCGCGCATCGCGCCGAGCGAGCCCATGCCGCGGTAGCTCTTGTACTGCTTGCCGTTGATGAAGATCAGCTCGCCGGGGCTCTCCTCGACGCCGGCCAGCAGGCTGCCGAGCATCACGGTGCTTGCGCCGGCCACCACGGCCTTGGCGATGTCGCCGGAGTGCTGCAGCCCGCCGTCGGCGATGACCGGGACGCCGGCCGGGCCGGCCGCCTTGGCCGCCTCCATCACCGCGGTGAGCTGCGGGGCGCCCACCCCGGCCACCACCCGGGTGGTGCAGATGGAGCCGGGGCCGACGCCGACCTTGACCGCGTCCGCGCCGGCGTCGATCAGCGCCTGGGCGCCGTCCCGGGTGGCGATGTTGCCGCCGACGATGTCCACCCGGGTGTTGGACCTGAGCTTGGCGATCATCTCCAGCACGCCGGCGGAGTGGCCGTGCGCGGTGTCCACCACCAGGAAGTCCACCCCGGCCTCGACCAGGAGCTTGGCCCGCTCCTCGGAGTCGGCGCCGACGCCGACCGCGGCGCCGACGATCAGCCGGCCGTCGGCGTCCTTGGTGGCGTCGGGGAACTGCTCGCTCTTGATGAAGTCCTTGACGGTGATCAGTCCGCGGAGCTTGCCGTCCGCGTCGACCAGCGGGAGCTTCTCCACCTTGTTCTCCCGCAGCAGGCGCAGGGCCTCCTCGCGGGCGACCCCGACCGGCGCGGTGACCAGCGGCATCGGCGTCATGACGTCGCGCACCCGGCGGCTGTGGTCCAGCTCGAACCGCATGTCGCGGTTGGTGACGATGCCGACCAGCCGGCCGTCGGCGTCGGTGACCGGGGCGCCGGAGATCCGGTAGTGGGCGCTGAGCCGCTCGACGTCGGCCAGGGTGTCGTCCGGGCCGCAGGTGACCGGGTCGGTCACCATGCCCGCCTCGGACCGCTTGACCAGGTCG from Nocardiopsis composta encodes:
- a CDS encoding lytic transglycosylase domain-containing protein, with the translated sequence MKPVVAAGVALVSVVGAAAGLGAAAVLLAGQGAGGAGGEPAVIPPGAADIPIDTAPRKAAPRASTGPEEAADDRPGPTAEEPSGDWLAQTAEAAGLPERALLSYAAAQLALTEELPECNISWPTLAGIGAVESRHGTLDGGEVGPDGRTTGDIIGIPLDGTDDTAAIADTDGGEYDGDTRWDRAVGPMQFIPSTWEQWGADGNGDGVADPHSLDDAALAAARYLCADGRDLTDPADWRDAVLSYNRSDAYVADVMENAHTYATSTRTTVTP
- the guaB gene encoding IMP dehydrogenase produces the protein MTQLYTGEGGKVLPPGLTYDDVLLVPAYSDLQPGEADTGTRLSRNIELRIPLLSAAMDTVTEARTAVAMARQGGAGVLHRNLSAEDQAAQVDLVKRSEAGMVTDPVTCGPDDTLADVERLSAHYRISGAPVTDADGRLVGIVTNRDMRFELDHSRRVRDVMTPMPLVTAPVGVAREEALRLLRENKVEKLPLVDADGKLRGLITVKDFIKSEQFPDATKDADGRLIVGAAVGVGADSEERAKLLVEAGVDFLVVDTAHGHSAGVLEMIAKLRSNTRVDIVGGNIATRDGAQALIDAGADAVKVGVGPGSICTTRVVAGVGAPQLTAVMEAAKAAGPAGVPVIADGGLQHSGDIAKAVVAGASTVMLGSLLAGVEESPGELIFINGKQYKSYRGMGSLGAMRGRSFSKDRYSQAEVTTEEKLIPEGIEGQVPYRGPLQAVAHQLVGGLRQSMWYAGARTVDELREKGRLMQITSAGLKESHPHDIQMTVEAPNYSGRK
- a CDS encoding GuaB3 family IMP dehydrogenase-related protein, whose translation is MEIGLGKNGRRAYELDEIGIVPARRTRDPEEVSLAWQIDAYRFETPLVASPMDSVASPETVVAIGRQGGLGVLDLEGLWTRYEDPEPLLAEIRELGDSAATARLQEIYAAPIKEELIGRRIEQIREAGVVTAARLSPQRTAQYHKAVLDAGVDIFVIRGTTVSAEHVSGRAEPLNLKQFIYDLDVPVVVGGCATYTAALHLMRTGAAGVLVGFGGGSGHTTRSVLGVAVPMASSIGDVAAARRDYLDESGGRYVHVIADGGMTGSGDIAKALACGADAVMVGSPLARATEAPGGGYHWGSEAHHGELPRGERVEVGTIGDLSAILHGPASSSDGSMNLMGALRRTMATAGYSDLKEFQRVEVVVNPHR
- a CDS encoding glycerol-3-phosphate dehydrogenase/oxidase, which produces MGPEERAGALDQMKDGEFDVLVVGGGIVGAGVALDAVSRGLSVGLIEARDFASGTSSRSSKLIHGGLRYLEQLDFELVREALTERGLLLQRIAPHLVRPVPFLFPFTKHWERPYIGAGVALYDTLSVTMGTSRGLPNHRHLTRTGALRVFPALRRDAFVGAVQYWDAQVDDARYVLTVLRTAASYGAKIASRVRADGFLREGEHVTGVRAVDLETGKELEIRAKQVVNAAGVWTDDIQEMVGGRGQIHVRASKGIHLVVPRDRIQASSGMILRTEKSVLFVIPWGRHWIIGTTDTPWDLDKAHPAASRSDIDYILDHVNGVLRVPLTRDDVEGVYAGLRPLLSGESDETSKLSREHTVAHPVPGLVLIAGGKYTTYRVMAKDAVDAVVHGLDGRVPPSVTDRLPLVGADGFAALWNQRRGIARDADLHPSRVAHLLRRYGSLISEVLALMEEDPELKEPLAGADDYLRAEVVYAVRYEGARHLDDVLTRRTRVFMETWDRGIAVAEEAARLMAGPLGWDEEQVKREVEYYRKRMEAERAAQEQDTDQEADAVQHGAPEIVPEDGGARVAASS